Proteins co-encoded in one Ziziphus jujuba cultivar Dongzao chromosome 9, ASM3175591v1 genomic window:
- the LOC107426541 gene encoding uncharacterized protein LOC107426541, which produces MGFVVVVQFAVKYCVGVFAWPLLALGYPLCASVWAIENNSISDTKKLNAYWVVLSLILLLEHALNLLKWLLLWQHIRLMIVCWLVIPHFDGALYVYMHLIRPCLCTDLQNVINKRMESLYAKDNFLAEMEKYVKENGSEALEKIIALKSGGTNQNLDVKDIKAAPSIENKEVKQLNSERPSVTQKDIRPVEVLEKNEVKAAKQDGGVQPNVTGVEYRNFAGPGTKRPVPDVAGRRELPQTPASGRDQKWTCEICHITLQSVSNLNSHLQGQKHLAACEALKTKNPSSRLKVVLNFAGPSLPKVVPTFISKNSNVPNVEPRKSGSKKGHPGNADVRGQQHRVILLQLQGNWRKLNSQRSQTKKALGLIGALYGAAFVM; this is translated from the exons ATGGGTTTTGTGGTTGTTGTTCAATTTGCGGTCAAATATTGTGTTGGTGTTTTTGCATG GCCTCTCCTTGCTTTGGGGTATCCTCT ATGTGCTTCTGTTTGGGCGATTGAGAACAATTCTATTTCAGACACTAAGAAGTTGAATGCTTATTGGGTTGTTTTGTCTTTGATTTTGCTTCTTGAACATGCTTTGAATCTCCTCAAGTG gCTATTGCTGTGGCAACACATCAGGCTAATGATTGTCTGTTGGCTAGTGATCCCTCACTTTGATGGTGCTTTGTACGTCTATATGCATCTAATTCGCCCATGTCTCTGTACGGACCTGCAAAACGTTATCAATAAACGAATGGAGTCCTTGTACGCAAAAGATAACTTTTTAGCCGAGatggagaaatatgtcaaaGAGAATGGATCTGAAGCTCTTGAGAAGATCATTGCTCTCAAG TCTGGTGGCACAAATCAAAATCTTGATGTGAAGGATATCAAAGCAGCACCATCTATAGAGAATAAAGAGGTGAAGCAG TTGAACTCTGAAAGGCCTAGTGTTACACAGAAAGATATCAGACCTGTAGAGGTTTTGGAGAAGAATGAAGTGAAAGCTGCTAAGCAA GATGGTGGAGTACAGCCAAATGTCACTGGGGTTGAATACAGAAATTTTGCAGGTCCAGGGACTAAAAGACCGGTTCCTGACGTTGCAGGACGAAGGGAACTTCCACAGACACCTGCTTCTGGTAGAGACCAGAAATGGACCTGTGAGATATGCCATATAACATTGCAGAGTGTGTCTAATTTGAATTCCCATCTCCAAGGGCAAAAACACCTGGCTGCTTGTGAGGCACTGAAAACCAAAAACCCGTCATCACGCCTCAAGGTTGTCCTCAATTTTGCAGGTCCATCACTCCCCAAGGTTGTTCCCACTTTCATTTCAAAAAATTCCAATGTGCCAAATGTGGAGCCTCGAAAAAGTGGATCGAAGAAAGGGCATCCCGGTAATGCTGATGTTCGAGGCCAGCAACACAGAGTAATCCTGCTTCAACTCCAAGGAAATTGGCGCAAACTCAACAGCCAAAGAAGCCAAACAAAGAAAGCATTGGGATTAATAGGAGCCCTCTATGGTGCAGCATTTGTAATGTAA
- the LOC107426545 gene encoding anthocyanidin 3-O-glucosyltransferase 1-like gives MTAKMVVEVWEVGVRVVGGVFTKSGLVKSFELFLGNQRRKMMKKNAETLKEVILKAAQPNGIPAKDFKSLTNIICLWKKLQVGINVPILVPLHFFSFTASKASFAGDFNFYGKTGVDFYTHIKTINSAMEGLARRQWC, from the exons ATGACTGCGAAAATGGTGGTGGAAGTTTGGGAAGTTGGTGTGAGAGTTGTGGGTGGGGTTTTCACAAAGAGTGGATTGGTCAAGAGCTTTGAGCTGTTTTTGGGAAACCAAAGAAGGAAGATGATGAAAAAGAATGCCGAGACACTCAAGGAGGTTATATTGAAAGCTGCTCAACCAAATGGAATACCTGCCAAAGATTTCAAGAGTTTGACAAATATAATATGCCTTTGGAAGAAATTACAA GTTGGCATCAATGTTCCAATTCTTGTTCCCTTGCACTTTTTCTCATTTACTGCCTCAAAGGCATCTTTTGCCGGCGATTTTAACTTCTATG GCAAGACTGGAGTTGATTTTTACACACACATAAAAACTATTAACTCAGCAATGGAAGGACTTGCCAGGAGGCAGTGGTGTTAA
- the LOC107426536 gene encoding uncharacterized protein LOC107426536 isoform X2, with the protein MVFVGLAQFAVKYFVDVLAWPLFALGYPLCASIRAIEYNSVSDTQKLNTYWVVFSLILLLEHVLNLLEWLLLWPYIRLMIVCWLVTPYFDGAFYVYKNLIRPCLSMDLQNVINWLNKRMESLYAKDNFLIEMEKFIKENGPEALEKIIACKSGGTKQNLDVKDSKASPSTENKEVEQKDIRPVEVLEKNEVKAAKQGSRVQPNVTRVENRNFVGPDIKKQVPEGATQRELPQTPSSSKGQKWTCEICRITSEGVTTLNSHLQGQEHKAAVEALKAKNRSSGPKVVPTFIPKNSNVPNVEPTLNSHLQGQEHKAAVEALKAKNRSSGPKVIPTFIPKNSNVPNVEPTLNSHLQGQEHEAAVEALKAKNRSSGPKVVLTFIPKNFNVPNVEPSLNSHLQGQEHDAAVGALKAKNRSSGPKVVPTFIPKNSNVPNVEPTLNSHLQGQEHEAAVEALKAKNRSSGPRVVPTFIPKNSNVPNVEPTLNSHLQGQEHEAAVEALKAKNRSSGPNVVLTFIPKNFNVPNVEPSLNSHLQGQEHDAAVGALKAKNRSSGPKVVPTFIPKNSNVPNVEPTLNSHLQGQEHEAAVEALKAKNRSSGPKVVPTFIPKNSNVPNVEPTLNSHLQGQEHEAAVEALKAKNRSSGPKVVLTFIPKNSNVPNVEPGKSGPQKEYSGNAEVRGQQQGIPASVPRKSVQAQQPKKPNIGSIGINKSSLWCSICNVNCTSRSDMASHLRGGRHLAAIQQDWKLWD; encoded by the exons ATGGTTTTTGTGGGTCTTGCTCAATTTGCTGTCAAATATTTTGTTGACGTTCTTGCATG GCCTCTCTTTGCCTTGGGGTATCCTCT TTGTGCTTCCATTAGGGCAATTGAGTACAATTCAGTTTCAGATACTCAGAAGTTGAATACTTATTGGGTtgttttctctttgattctGCTTCTTGAACATGTTTTGAATCTCCTTGAGTG gCTTCTGCTGTGGCCATACATCAGGCTAATGATTGTCTGTTGGTTAGTGACCCCTTACTTTGATGGTGCTTTCTACGTCTATAAAAATCTTATTCGCCCATGTCTCTCTATGGACCTCCAAAACGTAATCAATTGGTTGAATAAACGAATGGAGTCCTTGTACGCGAAAGATAACTTTTTAATCGAGATGGAGAAATTTATAAAGGAGAATGGACCTGAAGCTCTTGAGAAAATCATTGCTTGCAAG TCTGGTGGCACAAAGCAGAATCTTGATGTGAAAGATAGCAAAGCATCACCATCTACAGAGAATAAAGAGGTGGAGCAG AAAGATATCAGACCTGTAGAGGTTTTGGAGAAGAATGAAGTGAAAGCTGCTAAGCAA GGTAGCAGAGTACAGCCAAATGTCACTCGGGTTGAAAACAGAAATTTTGTAGGTCCAGATATTAAAAAACAGGTTCCTGAAGGTGCAACACAAAGAGAACTTCCACAGACACCTTCTTCTAGTAAAGGCCAAAAATGGACCTGTGAGATATGCCGTATAACATCGGAGGGTGTGACTACTTTGAATTCCCACCTTCAAGGACAAGAACACAAGGCTGCTGTTGAGGCTCTGAAAGCCAAAAACCGGTCATCAGGCCCCAAGGTTGTCCCAACTTTCATTCCAAAAAATTCCAATGTGCCAAATGTGGAGCCTACTTTGAATTCCCACCTTCAAGGACAAGAACACAAGGCTGCTGTTGAGGCTCTGAAAGCCAAAAACCGGTCATCTGGCCCCAAGGTTATCCCAACTTTCATTCCAAAAAATTCCAATGTGCCAAATGTGGAGCCTACTTTGAATTCCCACCTTCAAGGACAAGAACACGAGGCTGCTGTTGAGGCTCTGAAAGCCAAAAACCGGTCATCAGGCCCCAAGGTTGTCCTCACTTTCATTCCAAAAAATTTCAATGTGCCAAATGTTGAGCCCTCTTTGAATTCCCACCTTCAAGGACAAGAACACGATGCTGCTGTTGGGGCTCTGAAAGCCAAAAACCGGTCATCAGGCCCCAAGGTTGTCCCAACTTTCATTCCAAAAAATTCCAATGTGCCAAATGTGGAGCCTACTTTGAATTCCCACCTTCAAGGACAAGAACACGAGGCTGCTGTTGAGGCTCTGAAAGCCAAAAACCGGTCATCTGGCCCCAGGGTTGTCCCCACTTTCATTCCAAAAAATTCCAATGTGCCAAATGTGGAGCCTACTTTGAATTCCCACCTTCAAGGACAAGAACACGAGGCTGCTGTTGAGGCTCTGAAAGCCAAAAACCGGTCATCAGGCCCCAATGTTGTCCTCACTTTCATTCCAAAAAATTTCAATGTGCCAAATGTTGAGCCCTCTTTGAATTCCCACCTTCAAGGACAAGAACACGATGCTGCTGTTGGGGCTCTGAAAGCCAAAAACCGGTCATCAGGCCCCAAGGTTGTCCCAACTTTCATTCCAAAAAATTCCAATGTGCCAAATGTGGAGCCTACTTTGAATTCCCACCTTCAAGGACAAGAACACGAGGCTGCTGTTGAGGCTCTGAAAGCCAAAAACCGGTCATCTGGCCCCAAGGTTGTCCCCACTTTCATTCCAAAAAATTCCAATGTGCCAAATGTGGAGCCTACTTTGAATTCCCACCTTCAAGGACAAGAACACGAGGCTGCTGTTGAGGCTCTGAAAGCCAAAAACCGGTCATCAGGCCCCAAGGTTGTCCTCACTTTCATTCCAAAAAATTCCAATGTGCCAAATGTGGAGCCAGGAAAGAGTGGACCACAGAAAGAGTATTCCGGTAATGCTGAGGTTCGAGGCCAGCAACAGGGTATTCCTGCTTCAGTTCCAAGGAAATCGGTTCAAGCTCAACAGCCGAAGAAGCCTAACATAGGTAGCATTGGGATAAATAAGAGCTCTCTATGGTGCAGCATTTGTAATGTAAACTGCACTAGCAGGTCTGACATGGCATCTCATCTTCGAGGCGGAAGGCACTTAGCTGCCATTCAACAAGATTGGAAGCTTTGGGATTGA
- the LOC107426536 gene encoding uncharacterized protein LOC107426536 isoform X1 — translation MVFVGLAQFAVKYFVDVLAWPLFALGYPLCASIRAIEYNSVSDTQKLNTYWVVFSLILLLEHVLNLLEWLLLWPYIRLMIVCWLVTPYFDGAFYVYKNLIRPCLSMDLQNVINWLNKRMESLYAKDNFLIEMEKFIKENGPEALEKIIACKSGGTKQNLDVKDSKASPSTENKEVEQLNSERHTVTQKDIRPVEVLEKNEVKAAKQGSRVQPNVTRVENRNFVGPDIKKQVPEGATQRELPQTPSSSKGQKWTCEICRITSEGVTTLNSHLQGQEHKAAVEALKAKNRSSGPKVVPTFIPKNSNVPNVEPTLNSHLQGQEHKAAVEALKAKNRSSGPKVIPTFIPKNSNVPNVEPTLNSHLQGQEHEAAVEALKAKNRSSGPKVVLTFIPKNFNVPNVEPSLNSHLQGQEHDAAVGALKAKNRSSGPKVVPTFIPKNSNVPNVEPTLNSHLQGQEHEAAVEALKAKNRSSGPRVVPTFIPKNSNVPNVEPTLNSHLQGQEHEAAVEALKAKNRSSGPNVVLTFIPKNFNVPNVEPSLNSHLQGQEHDAAVGALKAKNRSSGPKVVPTFIPKNSNVPNVEPTLNSHLQGQEHEAAVEALKAKNRSSGPKVVPTFIPKNSNVPNVEPTLNSHLQGQEHEAAVEALKAKNRSSGPKVVLTFIPKNSNVPNVEPGKSGPQKEYSGNAEVRGQQQGIPASVPRKSVQAQQPKKPNIGSIGINKSSLWCSICNVNCTSRSDMASHLRGGRHLAAIQQDWKLWD, via the exons ATGGTTTTTGTGGGTCTTGCTCAATTTGCTGTCAAATATTTTGTTGACGTTCTTGCATG GCCTCTCTTTGCCTTGGGGTATCCTCT TTGTGCTTCCATTAGGGCAATTGAGTACAATTCAGTTTCAGATACTCAGAAGTTGAATACTTATTGGGTtgttttctctttgattctGCTTCTTGAACATGTTTTGAATCTCCTTGAGTG gCTTCTGCTGTGGCCATACATCAGGCTAATGATTGTCTGTTGGTTAGTGACCCCTTACTTTGATGGTGCTTTCTACGTCTATAAAAATCTTATTCGCCCATGTCTCTCTATGGACCTCCAAAACGTAATCAATTGGTTGAATAAACGAATGGAGTCCTTGTACGCGAAAGATAACTTTTTAATCGAGATGGAGAAATTTATAAAGGAGAATGGACCTGAAGCTCTTGAGAAAATCATTGCTTGCAAG TCTGGTGGCACAAAGCAGAATCTTGATGTGAAAGATAGCAAAGCATCACCATCTACAGAGAATAAAGAGGTGGAGCAG TTGAACTCTGAAAGGCATACTGTTACGCAGAAAGATATCAGACCTGTAGAGGTTTTGGAGAAGAATGAAGTGAAAGCTGCTAAGCAA GGTAGCAGAGTACAGCCAAATGTCACTCGGGTTGAAAACAGAAATTTTGTAGGTCCAGATATTAAAAAACAGGTTCCTGAAGGTGCAACACAAAGAGAACTTCCACAGACACCTTCTTCTAGTAAAGGCCAAAAATGGACCTGTGAGATATGCCGTATAACATCGGAGGGTGTGACTACTTTGAATTCCCACCTTCAAGGACAAGAACACAAGGCTGCTGTTGAGGCTCTGAAAGCCAAAAACCGGTCATCAGGCCCCAAGGTTGTCCCAACTTTCATTCCAAAAAATTCCAATGTGCCAAATGTGGAGCCTACTTTGAATTCCCACCTTCAAGGACAAGAACACAAGGCTGCTGTTGAGGCTCTGAAAGCCAAAAACCGGTCATCTGGCCCCAAGGTTATCCCAACTTTCATTCCAAAAAATTCCAATGTGCCAAATGTGGAGCCTACTTTGAATTCCCACCTTCAAGGACAAGAACACGAGGCTGCTGTTGAGGCTCTGAAAGCCAAAAACCGGTCATCAGGCCCCAAGGTTGTCCTCACTTTCATTCCAAAAAATTTCAATGTGCCAAATGTTGAGCCCTCTTTGAATTCCCACCTTCAAGGACAAGAACACGATGCTGCTGTTGGGGCTCTGAAAGCCAAAAACCGGTCATCAGGCCCCAAGGTTGTCCCAACTTTCATTCCAAAAAATTCCAATGTGCCAAATGTGGAGCCTACTTTGAATTCCCACCTTCAAGGACAAGAACACGAGGCTGCTGTTGAGGCTCTGAAAGCCAAAAACCGGTCATCTGGCCCCAGGGTTGTCCCCACTTTCATTCCAAAAAATTCCAATGTGCCAAATGTGGAGCCTACTTTGAATTCCCACCTTCAAGGACAAGAACACGAGGCTGCTGTTGAGGCTCTGAAAGCCAAAAACCGGTCATCAGGCCCCAATGTTGTCCTCACTTTCATTCCAAAAAATTTCAATGTGCCAAATGTTGAGCCCTCTTTGAATTCCCACCTTCAAGGACAAGAACACGATGCTGCTGTTGGGGCTCTGAAAGCCAAAAACCGGTCATCAGGCCCCAAGGTTGTCCCAACTTTCATTCCAAAAAATTCCAATGTGCCAAATGTGGAGCCTACTTTGAATTCCCACCTTCAAGGACAAGAACACGAGGCTGCTGTTGAGGCTCTGAAAGCCAAAAACCGGTCATCTGGCCCCAAGGTTGTCCCCACTTTCATTCCAAAAAATTCCAATGTGCCAAATGTGGAGCCTACTTTGAATTCCCACCTTCAAGGACAAGAACACGAGGCTGCTGTTGAGGCTCTGAAAGCCAAAAACCGGTCATCAGGCCCCAAGGTTGTCCTCACTTTCATTCCAAAAAATTCCAATGTGCCAAATGTGGAGCCAGGAAAGAGTGGACCACAGAAAGAGTATTCCGGTAATGCTGAGGTTCGAGGCCAGCAACAGGGTATTCCTGCTTCAGTTCCAAGGAAATCGGTTCAAGCTCAACAGCCGAAGAAGCCTAACATAGGTAGCATTGGGATAAATAAGAGCTCTCTATGGTGCAGCATTTGTAATGTAAACTGCACTAGCAGGTCTGACATGGCATCTCATCTTCGAGGCGGAAGGCACTTAGCTGCCATTCAACAAGATTGGAAGCTTTGGGATTGA
- the LOC107426536 gene encoding uncharacterized protein LOC107426536 isoform X3, producing MIVCWLVTPYFDGAFYVYKNLIRPCLSMDLQNVINWLNKRMESLYAKDNFLIEMEKFIKENGPEALEKIIACKSGGTKQNLDVKDSKASPSTENKEVEQLNSERHTVTQKDIRPVEVLEKNEVKAAKQGSRVQPNVTRVENRNFVGPDIKKQVPEGATQRELPQTPSSSKGQKWTCEICRITSEGVTTLNSHLQGQEHKAAVEALKAKNRSSGPKVVPTFIPKNSNVPNVEPTLNSHLQGQEHKAAVEALKAKNRSSGPKVIPTFIPKNSNVPNVEPTLNSHLQGQEHEAAVEALKAKNRSSGPKVVLTFIPKNFNVPNVEPSLNSHLQGQEHDAAVGALKAKNRSSGPKVVPTFIPKNSNVPNVEPTLNSHLQGQEHEAAVEALKAKNRSSGPRVVPTFIPKNSNVPNVEPTLNSHLQGQEHEAAVEALKAKNRSSGPNVVLTFIPKNFNVPNVEPSLNSHLQGQEHDAAVGALKAKNRSSGPKVVPTFIPKNSNVPNVEPTLNSHLQGQEHEAAVEALKAKNRSSGPKVVPTFIPKNSNVPNVEPTLNSHLQGQEHEAAVEALKAKNRSSGPKVVLTFIPKNSNVPNVEPGKSGPQKEYSGNAEVRGQQQGIPASVPRKSVQAQQPKKPNIGSIGINKSSLWCSICNVNCTSRSDMASHLRGGRHLAAIQQDWKLWD from the exons ATGATTGTCTGTTGGTTAGTGACCCCTTACTTTGATGGTGCTTTCTACGTCTATAAAAATCTTATTCGCCCATGTCTCTCTATGGACCTCCAAAACGTAATCAATTGGTTGAATAAACGAATGGAGTCCTTGTACGCGAAAGATAACTTTTTAATCGAGATGGAGAAATTTATAAAGGAGAATGGACCTGAAGCTCTTGAGAAAATCATTGCTTGCAAG TCTGGTGGCACAAAGCAGAATCTTGATGTGAAAGATAGCAAAGCATCACCATCTACAGAGAATAAAGAGGTGGAGCAG TTGAACTCTGAAAGGCATACTGTTACGCAGAAAGATATCAGACCTGTAGAGGTTTTGGAGAAGAATGAAGTGAAAGCTGCTAAGCAA GGTAGCAGAGTACAGCCAAATGTCACTCGGGTTGAAAACAGAAATTTTGTAGGTCCAGATATTAAAAAACAGGTTCCTGAAGGTGCAACACAAAGAGAACTTCCACAGACACCTTCTTCTAGTAAAGGCCAAAAATGGACCTGTGAGATATGCCGTATAACATCGGAGGGTGTGACTACTTTGAATTCCCACCTTCAAGGACAAGAACACAAGGCTGCTGTTGAGGCTCTGAAAGCCAAAAACCGGTCATCAGGCCCCAAGGTTGTCCCAACTTTCATTCCAAAAAATTCCAATGTGCCAAATGTGGAGCCTACTTTGAATTCCCACCTTCAAGGACAAGAACACAAGGCTGCTGTTGAGGCTCTGAAAGCCAAAAACCGGTCATCTGGCCCCAAGGTTATCCCAACTTTCATTCCAAAAAATTCCAATGTGCCAAATGTGGAGCCTACTTTGAATTCCCACCTTCAAGGACAAGAACACGAGGCTGCTGTTGAGGCTCTGAAAGCCAAAAACCGGTCATCAGGCCCCAAGGTTGTCCTCACTTTCATTCCAAAAAATTTCAATGTGCCAAATGTTGAGCCCTCTTTGAATTCCCACCTTCAAGGACAAGAACACGATGCTGCTGTTGGGGCTCTGAAAGCCAAAAACCGGTCATCAGGCCCCAAGGTTGTCCCAACTTTCATTCCAAAAAATTCCAATGTGCCAAATGTGGAGCCTACTTTGAATTCCCACCTTCAAGGACAAGAACACGAGGCTGCTGTTGAGGCTCTGAAAGCCAAAAACCGGTCATCTGGCCCCAGGGTTGTCCCCACTTTCATTCCAAAAAATTCCAATGTGCCAAATGTGGAGCCTACTTTGAATTCCCACCTTCAAGGACAAGAACACGAGGCTGCTGTTGAGGCTCTGAAAGCCAAAAACCGGTCATCAGGCCCCAATGTTGTCCTCACTTTCATTCCAAAAAATTTCAATGTGCCAAATGTTGAGCCCTCTTTGAATTCCCACCTTCAAGGACAAGAACACGATGCTGCTGTTGGGGCTCTGAAAGCCAAAAACCGGTCATCAGGCCCCAAGGTTGTCCCAACTTTCATTCCAAAAAATTCCAATGTGCCAAATGTGGAGCCTACTTTGAATTCCCACCTTCAAGGACAAGAACACGAGGCTGCTGTTGAGGCTCTGAAAGCCAAAAACCGGTCATCTGGCCCCAAGGTTGTCCCCACTTTCATTCCAAAAAATTCCAATGTGCCAAATGTGGAGCCTACTTTGAATTCCCACCTTCAAGGACAAGAACACGAGGCTGCTGTTGAGGCTCTGAAAGCCAAAAACCGGTCATCAGGCCCCAAGGTTGTCCTCACTTTCATTCCAAAAAATTCCAATGTGCCAAATGTGGAGCCAGGAAAGAGTGGACCACAGAAAGAGTATTCCGGTAATGCTGAGGTTCGAGGCCAGCAACAGGGTATTCCTGCTTCAGTTCCAAGGAAATCGGTTCAAGCTCAACAGCCGAAGAAGCCTAACATAGGTAGCATTGGGATAAATAAGAGCTCTCTATGGTGCAGCATTTGTAATGTAAACTGCACTAGCAGGTCTGACATGGCATCTCATCTTCGAGGCGGAAGGCACTTAGCTGCCATTCAACAAGATTGGAAGCTTTGGGATTGA
- the LOC107426542 gene encoding uncharacterized protein LOC107426542 isoform X1, protein MGFVGLVQFAVKYFVNALAWPLFALGYPLCASIRAIENNSVSDTQKLNTYWVVFSLILLLEHVLNLLEWLLLWPYIRLMIVCWLVTPYFDGAFYVYENLIRPCLSMDLQNVINWFNKRMESLYAKDNFLTELEKFIKENEPEALEKIIAGKLNSERPTVTQKDIRPLEVLEKNEVKAFKKMMDGGVQPNVTRVEYRNFAGPEIKKPVPEAATTQREFPETPSSSKGQKWTCEICNITMQDVTTFNIHLQGQEHKVAVVALKAKYRASGPRVAPTDIPNNSNVPNVEPGKSGPQIEYPGNAEVRGQQQGIPASVPRKSVEAQQPKKPNIGSLGIDKSSLWCSICNVKCTGESNIVSHLGGRRHLAALQQLST, encoded by the exons ATGGGTTTTGTGGGTCTTGTTCAATTTGCtgtcaaatattttgttaatgcTCTTGCATG GCCTCTCTTTGCCTTGGGGTATCCTCT ATGTGCTTCCATTAGGGCAATTGAGAACAATTCAGTTTCAGATACTCAGAAGTTGAATACTTATTGGGTtgttttctctttgattctGCTTCTTGAACATGTTCTGAATCTCCTTGAGTG gCTTCTGCTGTGGCCATACATCAGGCTAATGATTGTCTGTTGGTTAGTGACCCCTTACTTTGATGGTGCTTTCTACGTCTATGAAAATCTTATTCGCCCATGTCTTTCTATGGACCTCCAAAACGTCATCAATTGGTTCAATAAACGAATGGAGTCCTTGTACGCGAAAGATAACTTTTTAACCGAGTTGGAGAAATTTATAAAGGAGAATGAACCAGAAGCTTTGGAGAAAATCATTGCTGGCAAG TTGAACTCTGAAAGGCCTACGGTTACACAGAAAGATATCAGACCGCTGGAGGTTTTGGAGAAGAATGAAGTGAAAGCTTTTAAGAAAATGATG GATGGTGGAGTACAGCCAAATGTCACTCGGGTTGAATACAGAAATTTTGCAGGTCCAGAGATTAAAAAACCGGTTCCTGAAGCTGCAACAACACAAAGAGAATTTCCAGAGACACCTTCTTCTAGTAAAGGCCAAAAATGGACCTGTGAGATATGCAATATAACAATGCAGGATGTGACTACTTTTAATATCCACCTTCAAGGACAAGAACACAAGGTTGCTGTTGTGGCTCTGAAAGCCAAATACCGGGCATCAGGCCCCAGGGTTGCCCCCACTGATATTCCAAACAATTCCAATGTGCCAAATGTGGAGCCGGGAAAGAGTGGACCGCAGATAGAGTATCCCGGTAATGCTGAGGTTCGAGGCCAGCAACAGGGTATTCCTGCTTCAGTTCCAAGGAAATCGGTGGAAGCTCAACAGCCGAAGAAGCCTAACATAGGAAGCCTTGGGATTGATAAGAGCTCTCTATGGTGCAGCATTTGTAATGTAAAATGCACTGGTGAGTCTAACATCGTATCTCATCTTGGAGGCAGAAGGCACTTAGCTGCCCTTCAACAGCTATCCACTTAG
- the LOC107426542 gene encoding uncharacterized protein LOC107426542 isoform X2: MGFVGLVQFAVKYFVNALAWPLFALGYPLCASIRAIENNSVSDTQKLNTYWVVFSLILLLEHVLNLLEWLLLWPYIRLMIVCWLVTPYFDGAFYVYENLIRPCLSMDLQNVINWFNKRMESLYAKDNFLTELEKFIKENEPEALEKIIAGKDGGVQPNVTRVEYRNFAGPEIKKPVPEAATTQREFPETPSSSKGQKWTCEICNITMQDVTTFNIHLQGQEHKVAVVALKAKYRASGPRVAPTDIPNNSNVPNVEPGKSGPQIEYPGNAEVRGQQQGIPASVPRKSVEAQQPKKPNIGSLGIDKSSLWCSICNVKCTGESNIVSHLGGRRHLAALQQLST; encoded by the exons ATGGGTTTTGTGGGTCTTGTTCAATTTGCtgtcaaatattttgttaatgcTCTTGCATG GCCTCTCTTTGCCTTGGGGTATCCTCT ATGTGCTTCCATTAGGGCAATTGAGAACAATTCAGTTTCAGATACTCAGAAGTTGAATACTTATTGGGTtgttttctctttgattctGCTTCTTGAACATGTTCTGAATCTCCTTGAGTG gCTTCTGCTGTGGCCATACATCAGGCTAATGATTGTCTGTTGGTTAGTGACCCCTTACTTTGATGGTGCTTTCTACGTCTATGAAAATCTTATTCGCCCATGTCTTTCTATGGACCTCCAAAACGTCATCAATTGGTTCAATAAACGAATGGAGTCCTTGTACGCGAAAGATAACTTTTTAACCGAGTTGGAGAAATTTATAAAGGAGAATGAACCAGAAGCTTTGGAGAAAATCATTGCTGGCAAG GATGGTGGAGTACAGCCAAATGTCACTCGGGTTGAATACAGAAATTTTGCAGGTCCAGAGATTAAAAAACCGGTTCCTGAAGCTGCAACAACACAAAGAGAATTTCCAGAGACACCTTCTTCTAGTAAAGGCCAAAAATGGACCTGTGAGATATGCAATATAACAATGCAGGATGTGACTACTTTTAATATCCACCTTCAAGGACAAGAACACAAGGTTGCTGTTGTGGCTCTGAAAGCCAAATACCGGGCATCAGGCCCCAGGGTTGCCCCCACTGATATTCCAAACAATTCCAATGTGCCAAATGTGGAGCCGGGAAAGAGTGGACCGCAGATAGAGTATCCCGGTAATGCTGAGGTTCGAGGCCAGCAACAGGGTATTCCTGCTTCAGTTCCAAGGAAATCGGTGGAAGCTCAACAGCCGAAGAAGCCTAACATAGGAAGCCTTGGGATTGATAAGAGCTCTCTATGGTGCAGCATTTGTAATGTAAAATGCACTGGTGAGTCTAACATCGTATCTCATCTTGGAGGCAGAAGGCACTTAGCTGCCCTTCAACAGCTATCCACTTAG